A genomic region of Thunnus albacares chromosome 4, fThuAlb1.1, whole genome shotgun sequence contains the following coding sequences:
- the cish gene encoding cytokine-inducible SH2-containing protein, producing the protein MILCVPGPRALLPAVPSTEAPRGMRAGTVPPTPCLQSTPPLWDPTKDLRAIASNFCYLENSGWYWGAITAAQAHAALQEASEGAFLVRDSSHPLYMLTLSVRTARGPTSIRIQYSGARFLLDSSSPARPNLSSFPNVPSLVQHYMGPQRKAEEGKVEEEAPSKPSLQTIQETSVVLKLKRAVYKPQGLPSLQHLTRLVINRHSDCPDQLPLPRPLLRFIQDYPFKV; encoded by the exons ATGATTCTTTGTGTACCAGG TCCTAGAGCTCTTCTGCCCGCTGTTCCATCCACTGAAGCCCCACGGGGCATGCGGGCAGGGACTGTGCCTCCTACCCCTTGCCTTCAAAGCACCCCTCCGCTATGGGACCCTACAAAAGACCTGCGAGCGATTGCAAGCAACTTCTGCTATCTAGAAAATTCAG gatGGTACTGGGGAGCTATTACTGCAGCACAGGCCCATGCTGCTCTTCAAGAGGCATCTGAAGGAGCTTTTCTGGTACGGGACAGCAGCCACCCTCTGTACATGCTGACCCTCTCGGTCAGGACCGCACGTGGTCCCACAAGTATACGGATCCAGTACAGCGGTGCCCGGTTTTTGCTCGACTCCAGCTCCCCGGCCAGACCCAACCTGTCATCCTTCCCCAACGTGCCCAGCCTGGTGCAGCACTACATGGGACCACAGAGGAAAGCAGAGGAGgggaaggtggaggaggaggcccCTTCCAAACCCTCTCTGCAGACAATTCAGGAGACATCTGTGGTATTGAAACTGAAGCGGGCTGTGTACAAGCCCCAGGGCCTCCCCTCGTTACAGCATCTCACACGTCTCGTCATTAACAGGCACTCTGACTGTCCTGACCAGCTACCACTCCCGAGGCCTCTCCTGCGCTTCATACAGGACTATCCCTTCAAGGTATGA
- the hemk1 gene encoding MTRF1L release factor glutamine methyltransferase isoform X1, whose translation MWRRSLRAGYRCFGRRSVGPKGFWGSHAVRACSAPAFPAGRITALQAVDLWKRHFEEKGVTEPDHSSQYIIAHLLGAKTIEILEQKKLTEFLSQEKIEQIWKLCTRRLSRMPVQYVIEEWDFRDLTLKMRPPVFIPRPETEELVELVLSDLQMKQTDGDVQHTCLEVGCGSGAISLSLLYSLPQLTVIALDQSQDAVDLTRENALRLGLQDRLQIHHTDVLKDAETVLSLCNPVSVLVSNPPYLFSEDMTSLEPEILWFEDHTALDGGKDGLKVIKQILTLAPQILSNYGRVYLEVDPKHPPLIRQWVEVNVEELHYVETRHDITGRPRFCILQKKKSNKDHELDLD comes from the exons ATGTGGAGAAGATCGCTGCGCGCAGGCTACAGATGTTTTGGACGCAGGAGTGTTGGGCCAAAG GGATTTTGGGGCTCCCATGCAGTGCGTGCATGCAGCGCTCCAGCCTTCCCTGCAGGCAGGATCACAGCACTTCAGGCAGTGGACTTATGGAAGAGACACTTTGAGGAGAAAGGTGTCACTGAGCCCGACCACTCCAGCCAGTACATCATTGCTCATCTGCTCGGAGCTAAAACT ATAGAAATTCTTGAACAGAAGAAGTTAACAGAGTTTCTTAGCCAAGAAAAAATAGAGCAGATATGGAAGCTCTGCACTAGACGCCTCTCCAG AATGCCTGTGCAGTATGTGATTGAGGAGTGGGACTTCAGAGATCTGACATTGAAGATGAGACCTCCTGTCTTCATACCAAGACCTGAAACAGAG GAGTTGGTCGAACTTGTGCTGTCCGATCTGCAGATGAAGCAAACGGATGGAGACGTCCAGCATACGTGCTTGGAAGTGGGATGTGGCTCTGGTGCCATTTCTCTCAGTCTGCTGTATAGTCTACCTCAG CTTACAGTCATTGCCTTGGATCAAAGCCAGGATGCGGTGGATTTAACAAGAGAGAATGCGTTAAG GTTGGGACTTCAGGACAGATTACAGATTCATCATACCGATGTCTTAAAAG aTGCAGAAACTGTGTTGAGCCTCTGCAACCCTGTTTCAGTTTTGGTCAGTAACCCTCCGTATCTGTTCTCAGAGGATATGACGTCACTGGAACCTGAAATTTTATG GTTTGAAGACCACACTGCTTTAGATGGAGGCAAAGATGGCTTGAAAGTGATCAAACAGATTTTGACGTTGGCTCCACAGATTCTATCAAATTATGG TCGTGTTTACTTGGAGGTGGACCCCAAACACCCCCCGCTCATTCGACAGTGGGTGGAGGTAAATGTGGAAGAGCTGCATTATGTGGAGACACGACACGACATCACCGGCAG GCCACGATTCTGCATCCTTCAGAAAAAGAAGTCAAACAAGGACCACGAGCTGGATCTGGATTGA
- the hemk1 gene encoding MTRF1L release factor glutamine methyltransferase isoform X2, with translation MWRRSLRAGYRCFGRRSVGPKGFWGSHAVRACSAPAFPAGRITALQAVDLWKRHFEEKGVTEPDHSSQYIIAHLLGAKTIEILEQKKLTEFLSQEKIEQIWKLCTRRLSRMPVQYVIEEWDFRDLTLKMRPPVFIPRPETEELVELVLSDLQMKQTDGDVQHTCLEVGCGSGAISLSLLYSLPQLTVIALDQSQDAVDLTRENALRFEDHTALDGGKDGLKVIKQILTLAPQILSNYGRVYLEVDPKHPPLIRQWVEVNVEELHYVETRHDITGRPRFCILQKKKSNKDHELDLD, from the exons ATGTGGAGAAGATCGCTGCGCGCAGGCTACAGATGTTTTGGACGCAGGAGTGTTGGGCCAAAG GGATTTTGGGGCTCCCATGCAGTGCGTGCATGCAGCGCTCCAGCCTTCCCTGCAGGCAGGATCACAGCACTTCAGGCAGTGGACTTATGGAAGAGACACTTTGAGGAGAAAGGTGTCACTGAGCCCGACCACTCCAGCCAGTACATCATTGCTCATCTGCTCGGAGCTAAAACT ATAGAAATTCTTGAACAGAAGAAGTTAACAGAGTTTCTTAGCCAAGAAAAAATAGAGCAGATATGGAAGCTCTGCACTAGACGCCTCTCCAG AATGCCTGTGCAGTATGTGATTGAGGAGTGGGACTTCAGAGATCTGACATTGAAGATGAGACCTCCTGTCTTCATACCAAGACCTGAAACAGAG GAGTTGGTCGAACTTGTGCTGTCCGATCTGCAGATGAAGCAAACGGATGGAGACGTCCAGCATACGTGCTTGGAAGTGGGATGTGGCTCTGGTGCCATTTCTCTCAGTCTGCTGTATAGTCTACCTCAG CTTACAGTCATTGCCTTGGATCAAAGCCAGGATGCGGTGGATTTAACAAGAGAGAATGCGTTAAG GTTTGAAGACCACACTGCTTTAGATGGAGGCAAAGATGGCTTGAAAGTGATCAAACAGATTTTGACGTTGGCTCCACAGATTCTATCAAATTATGG TCGTGTTTACTTGGAGGTGGACCCCAAACACCCCCCGCTCATTCGACAGTGGGTGGAGGTAAATGTGGAAGAGCTGCATTATGTGGAGACACGACACGACATCACCGGCAG GCCACGATTCTGCATCCTTCAGAAAAAGAAGTCAAACAAGGACCACGAGCTGGATCTGGATTGA
- the nprl2 gene encoding GATOR complex protein NPRL2 produces the protein MMGMNTRIECIFFSEFHPTLGPKITYQVPEEYISRELFDTVQVYIITKPELQNKLITVTAMGKKLIGCPVCIEHKKYSRNALLFNLGLVCDAQTNTCALEPIVKKLSGYLTTLELESGFISTEESKQKLLPIMSTLLEELNATGACTLPIDESNTIHLKLIQMRKDPPIVQEYDVPVFTQCKDHFIKSQWDLTTQQILPYIDGFRHIQKISAEADVELNLVRIAVQNLLYYGVVTLVSIFQYSNVYCTTPKVQSLIDDKSIQEECLSYVTKQGQKRASLRDVFQLYCGLSPGTTVRDLCSRYSQQLQRVDERRLIQFGLMKSLIRRLQKYPVKVIRDERSRPPRLYTGCHSYDEICCKTGISYQELDERLENDPNIVVCWK, from the exons ATGATGGGCATGAACACACGAATAGAGTGTATATTCTTCAGTGAGTTTCACCCAACTCTGGGACCAAAAATAACGTATCAA GTCCCAGAAGAATATATTTCAAGGGAGCTCTTTGACACGGTCCAGGTTTACATCATTACCAAGCCAGAGcttcaaaataaattaataacagt CACTGCCATGGGCAAAAAGTTAATCGGGTGTCCTGTGTGCATCGAACATAAAAAGTATAGCCGAAACGCCCTCCTGTTCAACCTTGGCCTTGTTTGTGATGCCCAAACCAACACATGTGCCCTCGAGCCAATTGTCAAGAAGCTGTCTGGGTATCTCACTACTCTAGAG ctggaGAGTGGATTCATATCCACTGAGGAGAGCAAGCAGAAACTTCTACCCATTATGTCGACCTTGTTAGAAGAGCTTAATGCCACAGGAGCCTGCACCTTACCCATAg aTGAGTCTAACACCATCCACCTAAAGCTGATCCAGATGAGAAAGGATCCGCCGATTGTCCAGGAGTACGATGTGCCTGTCTTCACCCAGTGCAAAGACCACTTTATCAAATCTCAGTGGGATCTCACCACTCAACAG ATCCTCCCCTATATTGATGGATTTAGACACATCCAGAAGATCTCTGCTGAAGCAGATGTAGAGCTGAATCTTGTTCGTATTGCTGTGCAGAATCTCCT GTATTACGGTGTTGTGACCTTGGTGTCAATATTCCAG TACTCTAATGTGTACTGCACCACCCCCAAAGTCCAGAGCCTCATAGATGACAAGTCCATCCAGGAGGAGTGCCTCAGCTACGTCACTAAGCAGG GTCAGAAGCGCGCCAGTCTGAGAGACGTGTTCCAGCTGTACTGTGGTCTGAGTCCAGGAACCACAGTCCGTGACCTTTGTTCTCGCTACTCGCAGCAGCTTCAAAGAGTTGATGAGAG GAGGCTGATCCAGTTTGGACTGATGAAGTCTCTCATTCGACGGCTGCAGAAGTATCCGGTGAAGGTGATTCGCGATGAAAGGAGCAGGCCGCCTCGACTCTATACCGGTTGTCATAGTTATGATGAGATCTGCTGCAAAACAG GGATCAGCTACCAGGAGCTGGATGAACGTTTGGAAAATGATCCCAACATCGTTGTTTGctggaagtga